The Clavelina lepadiformis chromosome 3, kaClaLepa1.1, whole genome shotgun sequence region CCGCCATGTCGTAATTGCAATTGATAGAAACTAAGATAAGGTTGACATCACCCTTTgccaaaaagaaaaacatgaaaattatCCAAAAATGTAGCTGAACTTAACAAGAGAAACGTTGTTTGCATTTCTGTGGTAATTTTAACATCAAGATAATAGGTAAATGCACCTAAATGACCCGAGCTTGTATGCAAATGGAATCACACACCAAATAAGAGCCAAAATATTAGTACCGGTATTTGGTCAATATTTCTAATACTCTGACCCGGTCCAATATTGCCATCATGTATAATACCTCGTATTTTTAAGGTTGTTCAAGTTTAGTTGACAGCATGTTCAAAAGAAATTGATTTCTATTTACCCCTCAACATTTCACTGCATAGTACCGGGATaaaattatcatttttttgaaCTTCAACTTTGAACACAAAAATCTTCACTTACTTGCATGACAGTACTTTGGCTAATGCAAAGCTGTGatgtataaataaaatcaagaaTTTTCGCAAAACCGGTGCTGTTCACAATCATTGGGATTTCCACAAGGCCATTGTACTTGTCTTTAGGAGATTTCCTAAAGAGATCCCTGAAAAACACACATGGCAAATGCTGAATATATTTCGCACAACGTAAGACACCGAAATGGGTACTGATAAGAAGATTCTTACCTGAAATAACCCATCGCTGAGGCGAGTACATTAACATGTGCTTTAAATAAGTGACCTTGCACACGTACTGTGATGTCACACAGCATGCCCTTTAGAGAAAAATTTGCATCAAAAACCTGCACAGTGGCACACTAAAACAACTTTGTGAGATATGGAAGTGTATATACATGATGTTTATAGCCTGTGGCCCTACATAATACATAACAACAGTTTACTTctttcaaagcaaaaatatataGTATCATATATAAATTAGTCACTATAATGCTACGTTTACGCAACAAGAACACAATGAGGAAAACACAACCTATGAAATATTCCAGTTTCgcttaaacattaaaattttaatggaCTATATATTTACCTTTAATCTCTGTTCATTGAGCCCTGAAAGCAAAGAAGAAGGATGCTCCACTGATTCACATATATACATTCTTGTTGCTATATTTCTTTTGTTCAAATACATTCTTTTCccaacaacaatttatttggAATGTATCAAGACAGCATATCTAGTATCACACTTAGCTTCATGGCAAAACAAAGTACAGGTGATTATATAATGTTTAAAACCATCAAATTATAGATTGACACTGTATGTATACTTATACATTGAATAACTATAGCTAAACAGCATATAAGCTACTTACAGACTTAAGGCTTCATTGTGCATGATTTTGAATTACGGTTTGTGGGTCTactatacaagtgcacaaccacagaatgcctttgtatactacaccccagctactcaaattgatGATGTCATGTGTTTGTGCACTTGCACCCaagggtctagtgcagaagtgtaCGACCAACTGATGttacaatttgagtagcttgGGTCTTGCATACAAAGGTATCCTGTGTTGTGCACTTCTAATTGGTACATTCTAATTTAGGCCTGATCaatcaattttgaaattttatttgcatggAACAATTCTGTATCTTCAAACGTGATAGAACGTTATTTACGTTGTATTTACTACTACAGTTTGTTTGCTCATAGCCTTGTCGTCCAACCATACAGTAGGCCTAGGCTCTGTCTTAGAAAGTAAAAACCactaatttttatcaaaagcgTTGTTACTGTAAGATTTAGACTTCCGAAAAATTCTGCATTTCATGGCAACTGGTATGTAATTTTGGCTACAACAGAACTTTACCCAGCTGGCGGGCCCAGCTAGACTGAGGGCACACGAAGAGCAGGAACTGATAAACCCATTTACAGCGACAAGCGttagcaaaaataaaagaaaaaagtttcagGGAGTTTCCCTCTTTATGAATATCATCAGTAAATGCTTGCGAAATCATGTAGATTGTAGAAGGTGAAAATATATGCATATTAGTCAAGCACATTATGTTTTTGGAGTTTTGTTTGGAATACCTTAAAAACAAGCGTGCATCacataattttttgctttgtgttAAAACTCCATTTTCATGATTGATGTTGTTAGCATTTTAGAATGCTTAGCTGAGCTCTTGACTATCATTTTGCTTGAGTCTTTGCTCTTTCGTAAGGAATTTGTTTAAATACTTTAACTGTTAGATAACACTAAGTGAGAAAGTGAGTTACTGCAGGTTATTACGTATTTATTAATTGATAAGTTTTCATCACTTTTTCAAGTTGCTCCTATTCAAAATTTGCTAGCTCAGTGATATCAGAAATTTAGGGTGAAAAACTTTGTGTTGATATTATGGCTGATTAGCACcaccttgtgaacaattttgaaatcttTGCAAATAGTTTTGGCCGTAAGACGTTCAAAGAGTTCAAAAAGACAATAGAACTACCGAATTTAAACTTTCTGAAGTTCTTTACGCCTATTACACACTGAGCCTGCTTTCTATATCTCACAAGTAGACTTTGTTCATATACACTGCGATATAATACACTAAATTTAAAAGTCTTTTTGAGCAAAACGACATTAACTCTATAGGCTATATCCCAGTAAAAGTAACACAGCTgcattttattgttaaaacaaattgttttgaaacaagatAATATTGTAGCAGGTACACACCTTAACCTACAAGATGTTTATCCATATGAATAAAGCTTAACTCGTTTGATTAGAGTTATAGTTATAGTTTTTTCGAAATCTACAGCCTTCTTTACCACCAAATAACTATGAAGCTATGCTAACTTAAACGAGGTATAGAAACTTACacatttcactttttatcGGGCAACATAAGTGTAGACTGCGGTAATTAAGGACGGGGaacaaaagtttgaaaaaggTGGTGACTTTGAGTAAAATGGTATTTTTGTATCGATTAACttaatgcaaaaattaaatcaacctTAGGCTTAACATAAATCATACAAGTTATTTCAAACCTTTCTAATGTAGTGGAACACTAATGGAACACAGACACCAGATATTTCAAAAGTTGACTAAAGCAAAAATTGCAGCAAAAGTATATGGCTCTCTTAGAAAAGTTTAGCTGGCtgtttttgtgataaaaaaGCACTGTTTTTATGAATATTAGTTACACCAAACCTTAAAACGtcgcaaataaaaaatagaactctaaattaaaattatatatacaCAAGCATTACAAACTAGTACTTTAAAAAATGATGTCACAGCGATTGACGAGATACATACACAGTTTCGTGCAATATCAAACGGGTAAATAAACAAGTgtgttaatattttaaaacttcaaaaaagtgcattatgaAGTCGCAAATTTCccatattttttgaaatataatgaaacaacaaaaagataattttctttatataAGAAGCAAATAATTTTCTGTACCAAATACAATGGCATCACtctttttatgttatttagtgGAAAATAATATTGCcaataatatttgaaaaatgcaaCTAATATAAGACTTCAAGAAAGAATGCTGAAACAGAAAATCTTTAAAAGCATCCATATATAAAAATTCCTATTGGTTGTCTGTCTAAGGCTCGGGTAAAGAAAAGGGCCAATAAAACCtcaaaaagttgcatttatgaTTCAGCTGGTGCATCTGTAAACAAAGTGCATGAGCATTTAGAATACAGTACTAAGTTACACAGCTAaccattttagaaaaaaataccTTCCGCTGTAGGCGCACTCGAGTCAGTAGGGCCGGTCGTTTCTGTGTTGAAAATAGCaattaagaaatttttgttCTACAATACTTATGAAAGCAAGGTTTATACAATTGTTTGTTTCTGTTCtgattattatatttttttataaaagtaattttaagttAAGATAAAGTATGACTGACACAGAAAACAAATAGACAGGCTATGGATGAAGTTTTAATTCAACATACGTTCTCAGTAAATGGCCATAAGAAAGAAGTTAAGCAAAGTTCAGCATGTCAATAGTAAAACAAGCAGAGTTTTTCACTTACAATTAGGTATAAATGTTTTACGTTAAAGTAGGTTACCCGCTACTTGACGTAAAGTGGACAGAAGTAAATGGTTCTTACGCGTTACGTCCATTTCCTTATAaacttataaagtttttacaaGCATGTTTGAAATAAACGTTGAGATCTTTTAAGCTCAAATTGCTATAACACAAGCGTTTCCCTTTGGCGACAAGAACAATAGCTTTGAAACAACAATACAGCTCGGAatgttttaaagaaataaagcaATGAAGCGCAACGGTGCTTTTGTTTACGATGACCACCAAATAACATCCGTCTGAGTTGTAGCCTACACCATGGTCCATGGACCAAACAGTCTTCCAATTTAGACGATAAGAATTAATCTATTGTATTAATAAATGCTTACGCTTGTCGTACATAACAAGTACACGGCTACGCaagcaaaataataatttttgttaaattgtcTTGCTATTATTGACTGTAGATAAACTGTACGTCTATATATCTATAATCGTCTAAATTGGAAGTCGTCTATAATCGTCTATACGCTATGATAATGGCTAATTAGAAGCAAGGTTTACCTGCTGCTGCTTCTCCTGCCGGAGCTGTCTCTTCTTCATCATTGGTTCTTTCTGGAGATAAAAATAGAAAGTTTTAGTAAACTGAGTAAATTACTTGCAATAGCAAATAAAAGCACATGTTTGCatatgtgaaaatattttggcatCTCCCCATTTGCTTACCTGGCATCTCTGCCGCTTCTTCTGCTTCTGCGGGTGCATCTTCAGTCTTTTCTGGTTCCGCTTCGGCAGCTAAATGCAAAGTGCTTATATTTCAGTAATATAGGGAAACAAAAAGATAAAGTTAACTTTGTATTCTTAAATGAAACAGAGCCATAAGATCTGATATGCATCTTTATTTAATACTCCTATATTTACAACAGCGTCATAAAGTGATTGTAGCCGAAAGAAACCAGAAAAGTTGTTATGTGCAATAGTAAGCCAACGCAGCAAAGTTAGTTGAGGAAAAAGTCGAGTCACGCCTAATTCTTAGTAATacatatacaaaaatattcaaaattgcAACCAAAATAACACTTGATCTAAAGTAGTCACACAAATAGAGAAATGTACTACAGATTTTGTGTTAAACGAAACATAAAAAACTCACAGGTTTTCAATTTCACAGCTcaaaaaatactgtaaaatcaCTAAAGATAAAAAGTCAAAAGCAAAATGAACTCGAGTTCTATTCTAAAACCTATGAGCAAGAGCTTTTATAAGTTAGTAAAGTCATGTACAGTCAGGGTGTTTACAAGCAAAACATACACAGCAGTTAAATACAAAGCCGTTCGAGCATCGCATCAAAGCAAAAAACCATGCAATCTGAagcatttatttttcaaagccGTCTATGGATTATAGCTGCAAAGTAGCACACCAAAAAATTCCAACACAGTCTATGACTGGTCTCGTAAACCTGGGGCAGATTCAGGTTCCGCTGCTTTTTCCTGCTCAGCCACTGCTTCTTCTTTTACTTGTTCCGATGTTTCTGTTTCGGCGGAAACTACTGGTACTGGGTCAGCGGTTGGTTCTTTGGGTGGTTCAGGGGTTGGTTCTTTGGGTGGTTCGGGGGTTGGTTCTTTGGGTGGTTCAGGGGTTGGTTCTTTGGGTGGTTCAGGGGTTGGTTCTTTGGGTGGTTCAGGGGTTGGTTCTTTAGGTGGTTCAGGAGTTGGTTCCTTTACCGGTTCTGGTGTTGGTGCCTTTGCTGGTTCTGGCGGTGTTGGAGTTGGTTCTTTTGCTGCCAAGCGATTGTAATTAAGGATTACATTAAGAGCCAAATTATTAGTATGCAAAGCACGTTATATTGCGTTGATAAGATACTTTGTTTGTCATACGTAAAGCAAGGTATAACTTCCAGTAGGATTGAAGGTGATGCATGCAGAGAAATAAAGAGTTTAAATCAATCTAGAGTAAAAGTGTGAAGTGTGTGCAGTAAAATGCAAATGTGGCCTATGAATAAAATTAACTCTATATGAAAAGTATGATTTCAATAAATCAGACATTGCTATAAGCGCATCCTACCAGCTGTATATACACAAATGACATGCAATTCATTACAAAATTGTTGATGAGATTTGTTacaaatttcatgttttatatatAACATCTACGCATGCAACAACGAGCGAGCTTAAAGTTACAACTagccaaaagaaaaaatgtataagaaaacattt contains the following coding sequences:
- the LOC143450255 gene encoding uncharacterized protein LOC143450255; this encodes MGCSGSKAVNVTAPPAKGVTNGSDLTATVKPTVRNDDLQPTEIQIKQKELVVEAPKQMDANVTETGERAATPKSEPTQEPIKARTPTPPPKEPTPTPPEPAKAPTPEPVKEPTPEPPKEPTPEPPKEPTPEPPKEPTPEPPKEPTPEPPKEPTPEPPKEPTADPVPVVSAETETSEQVKEEAVAEQEKAAEPESAPAAEAEPEKTEDAPAEAEEAAEMPERTNDEEETAPAGEAAAETTGPTDSSAPTAEDAPAES